The sequence AGGTTGAATCCGCACGAACACTTGCCATGAAGATTGGCGTGGATGTTTTTAGAGTGGTTAAAGGCGGCGGAGCTACAGAGGCCATTATTGACAATGGCAGTATTCCCAGGAGAAATATTCGGGCCCCATTTTGTCATCAACTCTGGAATACGGTGGCGGTCAATGCTGACGGAGGGATCTCTCCATGCTGTTTTCTATTCTTTAAGGAGGATGATTTCGGGGACTATCTTCAGGATGAGATCAGACAGATTCGCAACAGTGGTCGTTCTGTTGCGGCGCGGACTTTTTTTAGCCCTTCCTGTATCAATCAGCTTCAACAGGGGCTTCGTCACCCCTGCTTAAAATGCGAACTGGTACATGGCCAATCTCATCTAAAAGATTACCTGAGATCCAATTCTGCTGCAAAAAAGGGGCACCGAACCGGAGGACCATAGAAGCGTTAGAATTACGAAGACAGTTTACCTGTTTTCCGAGTTGGGATTGCCAGTTGAAGGTTTAAGCACGTTAACAGGACAAATAGGTATGCTGCTGTGAATCGCCCCCGGACCCGTTATTTCAGAGTTGTCGTGTCGGTTATATTTCCATACCAGGAAAGCAAAAGGGGGCAAATCTGCTTTTGGCTTTAGTTTGGCCTCAAAGGACAATTAATGGGTAGACCGCAAAGTTGATTTATGGGCCGAAATGGGTAATAGAGAGTTCAAACGGCCAAAAATCACCGAACAAGCCAATAACCTGATCGCAAAATTCGTCGGTTTCTCAAAACTTAATGTTCCGTGCTAAACGTATAGTTTTGAGCAAAGCCGTACCACGCATTTTTGCGACAGATTATCGAAGCGTTAACACTGCAATTTAAAAGAGAAATCAGATTCTATTACGTACGTTGGCTAAATCTGCCGGTTTTTATCGAACCGTATTACAATATACCTCTATCCGTGTTTAACCATGGAGTTTGTCGGGATTCATGATGTTCTTCTCCATATGTTGGAGCTCTTCAATCCCGGAGACAATAATTTCTGGATCATATTCCAGTTGTTCTTTCGAAAGTTTTCCGTCATACTCCATATTGGAAAGAATATATTTGATGCAGTTAATTCTGGCTTTTTTCTTCACATCGGAACGAACAATTGTCCAGGGAGATAAGGTTCTGTTGGTCTCGGACAGCATCTGAAATTTACGTACTGAGTATTGATCCCAATATTCCTGAGCCAGATTGTCAACAGGTGAAAGTTTAAACTGTTTCAGAGGATCAGTCTTCCGTGAATCAAAACGCTCCTTCTGGACATCTTTGGAAACTGAAAAGTAGAACTTGAAGAGCTTTATCCCATCCTTAACCAGTAGCTCTTCAAGCATGGGCACATCCTTCAGAAATCGCTTGTTTTGCTCATCGGTACAGAAGTTCATTACCGGCTCAACCATGGCACGATTATACCAGCTTCGGTCAAAAAGAACGATTTCTCCAGCTGCGGGAAGATGTGGAGTGTAGCGTTGAAAATACCACTGGGTTGTTTCTGTTTCATTAGGCTTGGTGAGTGCGGTTACTCTGGTATTCCTGGGGTTGAGGTTTGCCGTAATCCTTTTGATGGTGCCCCCTTTGCCTGCTGCATCCCTACCTTCAAAGATAGCAAGAATACGATCTCCACTGGCCTGCATATGTTTTTGCAGTTTCATTAATTCTATCTGGAGCATTTTGAGTTCCGCTTCATACTCAATGTGCCAGTTTTTAACGCAGATGGATGTTTTTCCTTTACCGTCTTTTGTGTTTATGTTTCTTAAAGCAGTTCCTTCAAGTAATCTGAATTTTTTACAGTCTATCTGTTCAGATGCATCATTTTTCTTTTTCTTTTTCTTTTTCTTTTCTGACATCAGTTGCTCCTTAGCTTAACGGGGTACCATATTGCTTCATCTGCTGTTTCATGATTTTTAATTCGCGGCTACCGGAAATAACAGTATCCTGATCTATTTTGAAATTAAGGCTTCGGCTTCGTCCCCTGTATTTTACTGAACTGAGGATGAGCTTCATCGTCTCGCGTCGTGCAAGGTGCTTATCATCCGAACGGATAATCCACCATTTGGATTGTTTAGTGTGTGTTTTCTGAAGAAGAATTCTTTTCTTTTCTGTAAATTCGTCCCAGAGATCCTGAGCCTGGAGATCTACTTCGCTGAGTTTCCATTGGCGCAGAGGGTCATTTTTTCTCCTCTCAAAACGCTTTGCCTGCTCCTCTTTGCTTACTGAGAAATAGAGCTTCAAAAGTATAGTTTTGCCGGCGTCGAGGATGAAATTCTGTTCGTATGAGGTAACTTTCGTTAAAAAGCGCCGATACTGTTCAGGGGTGCAGAAACCCATGACAGGTTCAACCATCGCGCGGTTATACCAGCTTCTGTCAAACATGACGATTTCACCGGCATGGGGGAAACGCTCTATATAGCGTTTCATGTGCAGTTCTGTTTTCTGGGTTTCATTAGGCTTGCCCAGAGCCTCGACCCGATAGCGCTTTTCATTCATATACCGTGCAACCCGACGGATTGTTCCACCTTTTCCGGAGGCATCACGACCATCAAAGAGAATAATCATCTTTTTCCCGGTTGCTTCAAGGTGATTCTGCATTTTGATAAGTTCTGCCTGGTAGGGCTTTAACTCTTCGGAGTTGTAATACTTGAGAAGTGCAGCTTCGACTATTTCTTCTTTGTGCCGATCTTTTAGTACCGAGAGGATTTTGCGACTTTTTTCACTGGGTGGTTGTGACTTGAAGTCCTTGTCGAGTTTATGGACGAGTTTGCGAATTATTGCGGTACTACCTTGGGATTCATTTGCTTGGATTTTTTTCTTTTTTGGGGGAGTCATAGTGTTTGTCACCTGCGGAAAAGTTTTTGTTAAAGAAGATGGTATCAGTAACACTATTTAACATCAACTATTAATTGAGTTTTTTTCCTAAAGTATACATGGACTGGTAAATGTCGGGTAATTTGTGTTTTTTGAGAGCCTGGATCATCTGTTCAATTGGCCATGAAATTCTGTGAAACCGGGTTGATACAGTCTCACCTATGATGGTGAGAACAGCACAGGATGCTGCTGGGTTGGAATCAAACATTCGTCCCACACTTCCAGGATTTATAAAATGGATATTGTTAACCCGTTTGTGGAAAGCTGTATGGGAGTGACCACAGAGAATAATGTCGCATGGGCAGAGTTTGGAGAGAGCTGAAAATCGAGCTGGATCCGTTTCTGGAAAAAGGAATTCATTCGGATTATCAGGACTTCCGTGAAAAAGACAGATTTCGTGGTTTTCCACGGTTAATTGCCTGGTTCTTTTAAGGGATAAAATATACTTTGCAGCCGCTGGTGTCAGGTGTTCGGCTGTCCAGGTATACATGATCCGTTTCTCTGTTTTGCGGGGTTTTTTGAATGTTTTTCCTGTAAGTAGTTTTCTGATTTTCCAGTCGGTATTGCCAACGATGGATTGGACGTCGTTCGTCTCCAGCCAGTCAAGTGTCTCGTTAGGGAATGGGGCATAGACAAGTGAATCACCACAGTTGAAAATTGCATCAAAACGTGTTCCCGAAAAGAACAGGGCAATGGCTTCAAGTGCAGGGAAGTTTGCGTGGATATCAGAGAGAAGGAGGATTTTAGCCATATAAAAAATTATACAGTATTTAATTTATAAGAGTGGCCCGATAATAAGTGATACGTTTTCAAAGAATTTCTGCATGATGGAGCGATCTGCGAAGTCAGCAGGTAGAAGAGTTTGCGACTGGACTTCATAACCGGCCTGAACAGCACGAAGTTCTCTGGTGAAATCCCGATTATAGATGAAAAGAGTTGCCTCAAAATTAAGCCAGAAGCTACGCATATCGAGGTTTACTGAACCAAAAAGGGCAAATTCATCATCTACTGTGATGGTTTTTGAGTGAAGGAGGCCACCTTTGAAAAGTTTTATGGAGACACCGTCGCTGACCAGATCCTCATAGCGAGCCCAACTTGCATAGTGGACAAGCCTGGAATCATTTTTTTCAGGAACGATGATCCGAACATCAACACCCCGTCGGGCAGCTGATTGCAGTGCGGTGAGAATGGATTCATCCGGGACAAAATAGGGCGTGGTAAGAGTGATGTTTTTGCGTGATGCGTAAATAGTGGTGAGAAGCAGACTGTGGATGGCATCCTTGGAAAAACCTGGCCCCGATGGTACAAATTGTACTGGAACATTTCCCTTGAGTGGTTGATGGGTAATATCTGCAATCTCACGTATATGCCTGATATCCTGGTCGAGCGATCGAAATTGAACCTGCTGGCTGTCAGTTTCAAGGAACCAGTCACTGATAAATGTACCGGCAAGGGCCTCAACCACAGGCCCCTGGATGCGGACCATGATATCGATCCAGTGACCCAATCCGGAATCCTGCTTGAAAAACTTTGGATCCACCATGTTTTGGCTTCCGGTGTAGGCGATCTTACCGTCAATCACTACGATTTTGCGGTGGTTCCGGATATCAACCCGAACGAAAAGAGCTTTGATAAATCCTGCTGGAAGTTCTTCTTCAATTTGTACGCCGGCTGCCAGGAGCGTCTGGATTTTTTCCCCTTTCAGGAAATCATTGGACCCAATCGAGTCAATAAGAATTCGACAGGTCACTCCGCGTCCGGCAGCACGAATTACGGCTGCAACAACTTCATCGGCTGTTCCTCCTTCGGCCCATATATAAAATTGCAGATGGCAGGTTGATTGAGCGGCGTCTATATCTTTGATGATGGCACGCATGATCAGTTCAGGTTCTTCGATCAGTTCGAGATGATTACCATCCATTGCCGGAATCCCTATCAGGCTGTTTGCCAGGTGGTGAATAGCTTTTAATTCTGAATTGAGTTCGGACCAATTGACAGGTGCTATTGCAGGGAGGGCCTCCAGCCATTTACGATAGTGGTCAAGGGAGTCTTTGATCCGCTTTGCCCTGGTTTCACCGATTCTGTTTTCTCCAAACAGGAGATAGGTGATTGCTCCAAAAAATGGCAGGAGCAGTATGACGACAAGCCAGGCGAGAGTGACCCCGTACTGACGTTTACGCATGATAACCCTGATTGAAAGGCCGAGACGCAGGATCAGGTCAGCAACGGGAATGATGATGGTTGCAATGTGAACACTCCAGTGAAGGCTGTCTTGATCCATGTGTTTTTTTATGAATTATGGTAAGTGTAAATGCGTTTTTTTGAGCGTCTGATCTGCAAATCTACCCTGCCTGGGTAAAAATGTAAAATAGCTTATTTTTCTCTGGCATTATCTTCAATGTGGATGGTAGTGTGCAAGCCTGACGGATTCACATTTTAAAGGTAAGGATATAATGGAAATTAAAGGATTCTCCACATCTGCTGTAGCGGCAGGTATTCGATATAAGGATCGGCTGGATCTTGGTCTTATTTATAGCAATGTTCCAGCTGTTACTGCCGGGGTTTTTACCACCAATCAGGTGAAAGCTGCACCAGTCATAATTGATCAGGATCGTTTGCGGCAGGGACGAGCTCAGGCCATTCTTGTAAACAGTGGTTGTGCCAACGCCTGTACTGGAGTGAAAGGGATGGAGAATGCAAACATCACCAGCTCACTTCTTGCAACACGCCTGAAGATTGATGAGAAAATGGTGCTTCTGTCATCCACCGGAGTAATTGGCGAACAGCTGAATATTGGAGCCTTCCGCTCGGCAATGGGCAAACTTGTTGAGGGCTTGGGTGAGGATAATTTTGATTCCGTAGCCAGGGCCATCATGACCACGGACACTTTTCCAAAGGTGGTAAGTAGAGTTGTGACGATTGGAGGCCAAGAAGTGAAGTTTATGGGCATGGCCAAAGGCGCCGGGATGATAATGCCCAATATGGCAACCATGCTCTCCTTTGTGATTACCGATGCCCAGATAAGTTTTCCTGAATTGCATGATTCTCTGAAACAGGCAACCGATAGAACTTTTAACCGCATTACGGTGGACGGTGATACCAGTACTAATGATATGGTTTTGGTTATGGCAAACGGAACTGCAGAGAACGCCTGGATTGATGAGGATAATCCCATTGATAAACAGTTGTTTCAGGATACTTTGGAAGGCGTGTTGAAAGAGCTTGCCCTGCAGATTGTGAATGATGGAGAAGGTGCAAGTAAGTGCATCACTATACGAGTATGCGGGGCGCGTGGTGAGGCCGAAGCCGAACAGATTGCCAGGACCGTAGCTAATTCACCTCTGGTGAAGACGGCATTTTTTGGAGAGGATGCCAATTGGGGGAGGATTTTTGCTGCCATGGGGCGGGCAGGAGTCCGATTCGATCCCAGTCGGGTTGACATTGCCTTTGGTGATGTGGTTATTGTTCGTGATGGGCTTGCCGTTGGTCCTGATGCTGAAAAGGCTGCTACCAAGCTGTTGAAAGAAAAGAATATTACAGTGTGTATAGATTTGAAAGATGGTACAGATTGTGAGGAGATCTATACATGTGATTTTTCTTTGGATTATGTGAAGATTAATGCTGATTATCGATCCTGAAGCTGTTCACGGTATAAGCTATGAATAGTATAGCGATGTATTCAAGCAAAGGAGGGGTGGGAAAGACTGCTGCTGCCGTCAATCTGTCCTATGCTTCATCCATTCGTGGGAAAAAGACTTTGCTCTGTGATATGGATCCGCAGGGGGCCGCAAGTTTTTATTATCGTGTTCCTATTAAAGGAAAATTTAATAAAAAACAGTTCCTGAAGGGAAGACTGAAGGGATTTATCCGTGAAACCGGGTATCCTGGCTTAGATCTTTTACCCGCTCATTTTTCCTTTAGAAATCTCGATATTGCACTTGATATTGATGGGCAGGATCAACTCAAAAATATTTTTGCTGTACTTGCAGATGACTACGATGTTCTTATCTTCGACTGTCCACCCAATATGACTCTGTTATCTGAAAAACTTATTGCGGCCTCAGATCAGGTGGTGATGCCAGTTATTCCGACTACACTTTCCATCAGGGCACTGGCCCAACTGATGAAATTTTTTGATAAGATTGGAGCAGATCGGAAGAAACTCCGGGCCTTTTTTTCCATGGTCGAACGCCGCAAAAACATGCATCTTGATACAGTTAAAAGCTATCGGAAGAAAAAGGTGTTTTTCCGAACTCTGATACCCTACCTGGCCGATGTTGAAAAGATGGGTATCAACCGTACGCCTGTGGCAGTCTCGACACCCGGATCAGCTGCTACTATGGCTTATGATCGTCTATGGATGGAGATCTGGAAGCGAAGAGTCAGTGACTGAACCCGCCTTTTTAAGTCCACCATGAAATCTCCTTCTCTTTCAAAGGCCATGGGCGGACTCATCTTTCTTGCCGGTCTATTTTTTCTTAATTTCACTTCCAGGGTTATATTTTCTCCTCTCCTTCCTCTCATTGAACAGGAAATGGGGATCGACCATGTTCAGTCTGGAGCATTTTTTCTTTTTATATCAGCCGGATACTTTCTCTCTATTCTTTCATCCGGATTTGTCTCATCCAGAATTAACCATAAAAACACTATAGTTCTTTCAAGCCTTGCGTTGGGATTAGCCCTTTTTCTCCTTGGTGGCTGCTCCACTTTGTTCACTCTCCAGGCTGGTTTATTTGTTTTGGGTCTTGGGGCAGGCCTGTATTTTCCGTCAGGACTTGCCACCATTGTCCATCTGGTTCCTTCAGCATATCTTTCCAGGGGGATGGCAATTCATGAGCTGGCACCCAATCTGGGTTTTGTGGCAGCTCCTCTGATTTGTGATCTGTTTCTCAAATATCTCCCATGGCGATATGGGCTGGCTCTTCTCGGGTTGCTCATTATCGGTATAGGAGTCGTGTATGGTCTCAGTTCTCATGGCTGCAAGGAAAGGGGGAGAGCACCTGATCTGTCAGCGACGACAGTGTTTTTTAAAATGCCACTTTTTTGGGCTATGGTGGCTCTGTTTTCCCTGGCAATCTGCTCAACACTCGGTATTTATGCGATGGCACCACTTTTTCTGGTCAATGATCATGGTATGGATCCGGGGCGTGCGAATAGTCTGCTGGCCATATCCAGGATTGCTTCTATTTTTATGCCGCTGGCTGGAGGATGGTTTGGTGATCGCTATGGAAGACAGCTTGTAATGGCGCTGGTACTGCTTGTTACAGGACTTCTGACAGTTGCAATGGCCATGGTCGGTGATGGTGTCTGGCTTATGACGCTTGTTGTGGCGCAGCCAATTGTTGCAGTCTGTTTTTACCCTGCGGGATTTGCGGTTCTTTCAAAGCTTGGTGCTGTTCAGTACGGAAATCTTTCCGTATCCCTCTGCCTGCCACTGGCTTTTCTTATAGGGGGTGGCCTGATGCCCACATTTATTGGCTTTGTAGGAGATTTGTATTCTATAAGCAGTGGCATTATACTGGTTGGCAGTCTAATGGTCCTTGGCGGAGCTACTTCTCTATTTGTTGCTTTGACCAATGAAAAAAAAATGCTAGTCTAGCAGAGTAGAACCGACTTAACAGGAAACCTTATCAATTATATTAACGGTAAAGAATGGCAGGGCGTCCAAGTTGTTTGAAATGTGTTCACTATTTCGTGACTCACGATCCGTCGAGTCCCTATGGATGTAGGGCCATGGGCTTTAAGTCGGCACAGAATCCTGCAGCACTGGTTTTCTCTTCTTCTGGAATTGAGTGCCAGATATTTAAATGTAAACAACCACCAAAACAGAATAAATCTGGCTCTGGTGGATCCAGTGGCGGTTTAATCGCCTGACTGGAGGAGTATGAAATATGAAGTTATCAGGGTTTGGTGAGCAGTTCACCAGCGGTGCAGGAATTCTCAGTCTAATGGAAGATCTGGGAAATGCTCTTGCCACCGGCGGTGATGATATGATCATGATGGGTGGTGGTAATCCCGGGCATGTGCCGGGGTTCCAGGAAGTTATCCAAAAGCGTTTACAGTACCTGGCGCAGGATACACCATCCTTCAAGAAACTTATTGGAGTGTATGATCCCCCGCAGGGAGAGAAGGATTTTGTCGATGTTCTGGCGAATCTGCTCAGCCGTGAGTATGGCTGGGAGGTAGGGCCGGAAAATATATGCCTTACAAATGGAAGTCAGGCCGGATTTTTCCTTCTTTTTAATATGTTTGGCGGACAGTATTCAGACGGTAGTTCAAAAAAAATTCGTTTGCCATTGGCCCCGGAATATATTGGATATGCTGATCTTGGAACTAAAAATGAATTTTTTGTTTCCACCCGGCCGCGTATTGAATTGCTCGATGATAATATGTTCAAATATCATGTTGATTTTGACAACCTTCTTGTCGGTTCGGAGACCGGTGCTCTTTGTGTCTCCCGTCCAACAAATCCCACCGGAAATGTCCTCACTGACGAAGAAATTGCAAAACTTGATGTGTTGGCACGTGAGCATGATGTACCGCTAATCCTTGACAACGCCTATGGGGTACCTTTTCCTGGTATCATTTATACGGAAGCGCAACCTGTTTGGAATGAGAATATTATTGTCTGTCTGTCACTTTCTAAACTTGGGCTGCCAGCTGCCAGAACAGGAATGATTGTTGCTCGTAAAGAAATCATCAAAGCGGTTTCTGGAATGAATGCCATCATGAATCTTGCCACTGGAAGTATGGGGGCCATGCTTGCCCATGAGATGGTGGAGAGCGGTGAAGTACTGAATCTGAGCCGTAATGTGATACGGCCATTTTATCAGGAGAAAATGGAAAAAGCAGTGGCAAATTTCCACGTAGCCCTTGCAGGGACTCCCTATAAGCTCCATAAACCGGAGGGGGCCATGTTTCTCTGGTTATGGTTCGAAGATCTCCCTATTTCAAGCCATGAGTTGTATCAGCGCTTGAAGGCAAGAAATGTTCTGGTGGTTTCCGGTCATTTCTTTTTCCCAGGACTTGAAAAGGAATGGCAGCATCAGAATGAATGTATC comes from Desulfocapsa sulfexigens DSM 10523 and encodes:
- a CDS encoding polyphosphate kinase 2 family protein; the encoded protein is MTPPKKKKIQANESQGSTAIIRKLVHKLDKDFKSQPPSEKSRKILSVLKDRHKEEIVEAALLKYYNSEELKPYQAELIKMQNHLEATGKKMIILFDGRDASGKGGTIRRVARYMNEKRYRVEALGKPNETQKTELHMKRYIERFPHAGEIVMFDRSWYNRAMVEPVMGFCTPEQYRRFLTKVTSYEQNFILDAGKTILLKLYFSVSKEEQAKRFERRKNDPLRQWKLSEVDLQAQDLWDEFTEKKRILLQKTHTKQSKWWIIRSDDKHLARRETMKLILSSVKYRGRSRSLNFKIDQDTVISGSRELKIMKQQMKQYGTPLS
- a CDS encoding valine--pyruvate transaminase, whose product is MKLSGFGEQFTSGAGILSLMEDLGNALATGGDDMIMMGGGNPGHVPGFQEVIQKRLQYLAQDTPSFKKLIGVYDPPQGEKDFVDVLANLLSREYGWEVGPENICLTNGSQAGFFLLFNMFGGQYSDGSSKKIRLPLAPEYIGYADLGTKNEFFVSTRPRIELLDDNMFKYHVDFDNLLVGSETGALCVSRPTNPTGNVLTDEEIAKLDVLAREHDVPLILDNAYGVPFPGIIYTEAQPVWNENIIVCLSLSKLGLPAARTGMIVARKEIIKAVSGMNAIMNLATGSMGAMLAHEMVESGEVLNLSRNVIRPFYQEKMEKAVANFHVALAGTPYKLHKPEGAMFLWLWFEDLPISSHELYQRLKARNVLVVSGHFFFPGLEKEWQHQNECIRVTYSQDEAQVAKGIQIIAEEVKKAYS
- a CDS encoding ParA family protein, which translates into the protein MNSIAMYSSKGGVGKTAAAVNLSYASSIRGKKTLLCDMDPQGAASFYYRVPIKGKFNKKQFLKGRLKGFIRETGYPGLDLLPAHFSFRNLDIALDIDGQDQLKNIFAVLADDYDVLIFDCPPNMTLLSEKLIAASDQVVMPVIPTTLSIRALAQLMKFFDKIGADRKKLRAFFSMVERRKNMHLDTVKSYRKKKVFFRTLIPYLADVEKMGINRTPVAVSTPGSAATMAYDRLWMEIWKRRVSD
- a CDS encoding metallophosphoesterase family protein, which codes for MAKILLLSDIHANFPALEAIALFFSGTRFDAIFNCGDSLVYAPFPNETLDWLETNDVQSIVGNTDWKIRKLLTGKTFKKPRKTEKRIMYTWTAEHLTPAAAKYILSLKRTRQLTVENHEICLFHGSPDNPNEFLFPETDPARFSALSKLCPCDIILCGHSHTAFHKRVNNIHFINPGSVGRMFDSNPAASCAVLTIIGETVSTRFHRISWPIEQMIQALKKHKLPDIYQSMYTLGKKLN
- the cls gene encoding cardiolipin synthase — its product is MDQDSLHWSVHIATIIIPVADLILRLGLSIRVIMRKRQYGVTLAWLVVILLLPFFGAITYLLFGENRIGETRAKRIKDSLDHYRKWLEALPAIAPVNWSELNSELKAIHHLANSLIGIPAMDGNHLELIEEPELIMRAIIKDIDAAQSTCHLQFYIWAEGGTADEVVAAVIRAAGRGVTCRILIDSIGSNDFLKGEKIQTLLAAGVQIEEELPAGFIKALFVRVDIRNHRKIVVIDGKIAYTGSQNMVDPKFFKQDSGLGHWIDIMVRIQGPVVEALAGTFISDWFLETDSQQVQFRSLDQDIRHIREIADITHQPLKGNVPVQFVPSGPGFSKDAIHSLLLTTIYASRKNITLTTPYFVPDESILTALQSAARRGVDVRIIVPEKNDSRLVHYASWARYEDLVSDGVSIKLFKGGLLHSKTITVDDEFALFGSVNLDMRSFWLNFEATLFIYNRDFTRELRAVQAGYEVQSQTLLPADFADRSIMQKFFENVSLIIGPLL
- the argJ gene encoding bifunctional glutamate N-acetyltransferase/amino-acid acetyltransferase ArgJ; protein product: MEIKGFSTSAVAAGIRYKDRLDLGLIYSNVPAVTAGVFTTNQVKAAPVIIDQDRLRQGRAQAILVNSGCANACTGVKGMENANITSSLLATRLKIDEKMVLLSSTGVIGEQLNIGAFRSAMGKLVEGLGEDNFDSVARAIMTTDTFPKVVSRVVTIGGQEVKFMGMAKGAGMIMPNMATMLSFVITDAQISFPELHDSLKQATDRTFNRITVDGDTSTNDMVLVMANGTAENAWIDEDNPIDKQLFQDTLEGVLKELALQIVNDGEGASKCITIRVCGARGEAEAEQIARTVANSPLVKTAFFGEDANWGRIFAAMGRAGVRFDPSRVDIAFGDVVIVRDGLAVGPDAEKAATKLLKEKNITVCIDLKDGTDCEEIYTCDFSLDYVKINADYRS
- the ppk2 gene encoding polyphosphate kinase 2 translates to MSEKKKKKKKKNDASEQIDCKKFRLLEGTALRNINTKDGKGKTSICVKNWHIEYEAELKMLQIELMKLQKHMQASGDRILAIFEGRDAAGKGGTIKRITANLNPRNTRVTALTKPNETETTQWYFQRYTPHLPAAGEIVLFDRSWYNRAMVEPVMNFCTDEQNKRFLKDVPMLEELLVKDGIKLFKFYFSVSKDVQKERFDSRKTDPLKQFKLSPVDNLAQEYWDQYSVRKFQMLSETNRTLSPWTIVRSDVKKKARINCIKYILSNMEYDGKLSKEQLEYDPEIIVSGIEELQHMEKNIMNPDKLHG
- a CDS encoding MFS transporter translates to MKSPSLSKAMGGLIFLAGLFFLNFTSRVIFSPLLPLIEQEMGIDHVQSGAFFLFISAGYFLSILSSGFVSSRINHKNTIVLSSLALGLALFLLGGCSTLFTLQAGLFVLGLGAGLYFPSGLATIVHLVPSAYLSRGMAIHELAPNLGFVAAPLICDLFLKYLPWRYGLALLGLLIIGIGVVYGLSSHGCKERGRAPDLSATTVFFKMPLFWAMVALFSLAICSTLGIYAMAPLFLVNDHGMDPGRANSLLAISRIASIFMPLAGGWFGDRYGRQLVMALVLLVTGLLTVAMAMVGDGVWLMTLVVAQPIVAVCFYPAGFAVLSKLGAVQYGNLSVSLCLPLAFLIGGGLMPTFIGFVGDLYSISSGIILVGSLMVLGGATSLFVALTNEKKMLV